DNA from Gemmatimonadaceae bacterium:
GTCTTCGTTCTTGATCTGCTTCTTGTTCAGGTAGTACTGCCCCGATGCATCGATGCCGAGCACCTGGTCCGCATCCTCTTCCGGATGCGGCTTCAGGTTCTGGCCCTGCGGCGGTACGGCGTTGAAGCCCGCGTTGATGGCCGGAATGACGAGCATGAAGATGATCAGGAGCACGAGCATCACGTCAATCATGGGCGTGACGTTCGGTTCCGCCTTTACATCACTTTTCCCGCTGACTGCCATTGACATGGCCGTCCTCCTATAAAGGATGGGAGGTCAGGTCAGACCGGGGACTTGCCGGCGTTCTGCGCGGCCGTGTTGAACTCACGGGTGAAACGCGAACGGCCAAACTCGCCCGACACGCCCTTGATGAGGTAGTCGATCATTTCCTTCGACGAATACGTCATCTCAGCCGTGATGTTGTCGATCTTCGTCTGGAAGTAGTTGAACGCCCACACCGCCGGGATGGCCACGAGCAGGCCGAACGCCGTCGTGATCAGGGCCTCGGAAATGCCGGCCGCGATCGAGCTGATGCCGCCACCGCCACCCGCGGCCATGCCCTGGAACGCGTTCACCACGCCCATCGTCGTGCCGAGCAGGCCCACGAACGGCGCCGTGGCGCCCGTCGTCGCGAGCATCGCCAGGCTGCGCTTCATCAGCACGATCTGCATGAGCATCTCACGCTCGACCGCACGCTCGGCCGAGTTGATGTCCGACACCGTCACCGAGCCGTCCTGGATCAGCGGCTTGATCTCGGCGAGCGCGCCGCCGAGCACCTTGGCGACGTGCGACTTCTTGTAGTTCTCGGCCAGGTTGATGGCCTCGTTGAGGTTGTCCTCTTCGAGGAACTGCGAGAACTCAGGCGCGAACTTGCGCGTCTGCGCCTGCGCCGTGCGCAGGTACCACCACTTCTGCACCATGATGGACAGCGACCACACCGACATGATAAGCAGGGTGTAGACGATGCCCTTGGCGAACATGCCCATGGAGTGCCAAAGTTCGATCAATGACATAGAGAAAGGCTCCCGCGGTTCAGTGGTTCAGTGGTGGTGATGCTACTTCTGGATGGCGAAGACGAATGGCTGCTGCACGAGCTGCTTGACCTTCTTGCCGCCGACCTCGGCCGGGAGGAAACGCATGCCCGGGAGGGCGTTCTTCACGGCGAGGGCGAAGAGTTCGTGCGAGGTCTTGAGGACCTTGAACGAGCCGGTTTCGGCACGTCCCGTGGTGTCGACCGTGAACTGGGCGAGCACCTCGCCCTCCACGCCGGCCGACTTGAGAATCTCGGGATAGCGGGGCGCCGCGGATCCGGGCGCCTGCACCACCGGCTTCTCCACCTGGAACTCGAAGTAGGTCTGCCCCTGCTCGACCGGGACAATACCGCCCTTCACACCGTTGGCGACGCCGCCCTGCACGCCCTTGCCCGAGAAGTCCGCCTCGTTCGTCACCGAACGCGACAGGTCGATCTCCGGGATGACGTCGGGGATGTTGATAGGCGCCGTCAGCACCTGGAAGCCCTTCACGACCGGCACAGCCTGTTCCATCTTCGGCTGCTCCTTGGGCGCTTCCTTCGGCTTTTCCTTCTTCACTTCGACGAAGTCGACCTTCTGCTCCTTCGCCTCGCGCAGTTTCTGGCCGGCATTGGCGGTGGCGACGATCGCCCCATAGACCAACAGGACGTGCGCGACGCCGGAGAAGAATCCTCCGCCGAAGAACGGCTGCTTCTGCGCTTTCGACTCAAGCAGGTTATTGAACACTACGCACCCCGTGTGTGGCTGCGGTGAATCTGGTACGGCGGTTCGTGCATGTCATTCTAGAGCCGAGAGATGAAGGCAGTAACCGCAGCAACATTAAGTTTCGCTTAACGCGATGTTACGGTTTGCTTTCGGGATCCGGCGCCCCGTCCTCGACTGGCGCACTCGCCGCTTCGTCCGCCCGCAGCGGCAGTGACACCGTGAAGGTGGACCCGCGCCCCAGCCGCGACGCGACCGTGATGGACCCGCCGTGCGCGTGCGCGATGTATTGGCTGATGGCGAGCCCCAGCCCGACGCCGGAGCGCTCCGAGGTGCGCGACCGCGCCCGGTCCGCCCGCCAGAAGCGGTCGAAGACGTACGGCAGGTCGGCCCCGGCGATGCCGACGCCGGTGTCCCGCACGGCAAACTCCACGGTGTCGCCGCGGCGCAGCAGTGAGATGTCCACGTGGCCGCCGCGCGACGTGTACTTCACGGCGTTCGTGACGAGGTTGAGGAGCAGCTGCCGGAGGCGCAGCGCGTCGCCCATCACGGTCGCGTCTTCCAGCGCCTCCACGCCCACCTTGAGCCCCGCCTCTTCGCCGAGGATCTGCGCGGTCTCCAGCACGTCCACCACGAGCGGCCCCAGGGCCACGGGCTCGCGGTGCAGGTCGAAGCGCCCCTCGTCGGCGCGGGCGAGCGTCAGGAGCGACTCCACCAGGTCGGCCATGCGCGTCGTTTCCTGCAGCGCCTCCTCGAGCGCCACGAGTCCTTCATTAGATCGCGGCCCGGCCGACATGGCCCGCTCGAGATCGGCGCGCAGCACGGTCAGCGGCGTCTTGAGCTCGTGACTCGCGTCCGCCGTGAACCGGCGGAGCCCCGCAAACGACTGCTCGAGGCGCGCGATCATCGCGTTCAGCGTCGCCGAGAGCCGCGCCAGTTCGTCGTCGCCTTCGGCCTGCGGCAGCCGGCGGTGCAGGGAGCGTCCGTCGGTGATGGCCGAGACGTCGCCGATGATCTCGTCCACCGGCCGCAGCGCCCGTCCGGTGATCATGAACGCCACCAGCACCGACAGCAGCACGATGAGCGGCGCGATGAGCACGAAGACGCCGAACTGCTCGCTCCCGATGAACTCGGTGGACGCCGCGGAGCTGCCGGCCACCACGCGACGCACCGGGCCGGCCTCGCCGTGCTCGAAGCGCGCCACCAGCAGCACCTTGTCCGCCGAGAGGCGCACGGTGG
Protein-coding regions in this window:
- a CDS encoding biopolymer transporter ExbD, whose amino-acid sequence is MSMAVSGKSDVKAEPNVTPMIDVMLVLLIIFMLVIPAINAGFNAVPPQGQNLKPHPEEDADQVLGIDASGQYYLNKKQIKNEDLAGLLKAIYDERTEDKIMFLKAHNQLKYEKVIDAIDIAAKNGVRVTGMITDQIPGSKSLVETDNFSPMGAKGGKP
- a CDS encoding ATP-binding protein, which produces MSSIRSRVTAAYALALFGTMLAFAVALWTARRAAVLRDLQTRVSMLADLGHLVLTQAGTQNNPVVVDTTGSQREPELQLRIKARLDLIPDYLVVTDSAHALYLSAAAQALPPDDLDALLRTVMRLSEDTLVATVRLSADKVLLVARFEHGEAGPVRRVVAGSSAASTEFIGSEQFGVFVLIAPLIVLLSVLVAFMITGRALRPVDEIIGDVSAITDGRSLHRRLPQAEGDDELARLSATLNAMIARLEQSFAGLRRFTADASHELKTPLTVLRADLERAMSAGPRSNEGLVALEEALQETTRMADLVESLLTLARADEGRFDLHREPVALGPLVVDVLETAQILGEEAGLKVGVEALEDATVMGDALRLRQLLLNLVTNAVKYTSRGGHVDISLLRRGDTVEFAVRDTGVGIAGADLPYVFDRFWRADRARSRTSERSGVGLGLAISQYIAHAHGGSITVASRLGRGSTFTVSLPLRADEAASAPVEDGAPDPESKP
- a CDS encoding MotA/TolQ/ExbB proton channel family protein; its protein translation is MSLIELWHSMGMFAKGIVYTLLIMSVWSLSIMVQKWWYLRTAQAQTRKFAPEFSQFLEEDNLNEAINLAENYKKSHVAKVLGGALAEIKPLIQDGSVTVSDINSAERAVEREMLMQIVLMKRSLAMLATTGATAPFVGLLGTTMGVVNAFQGMAAGGGGGISSIAAGISEALITTAFGLLVAIPAVWAFNYFQTKIDNITAEMTYSSKEMIDYLIKGVSGEFGRSRFTREFNTAAQNAGKSPV
- a CDS encoding energy transducer TonB — protein: MFNNLLESKAQKQPFFGGGFFSGVAHVLLVYGAIVATANAGQKLREAKEQKVDFVEVKKEKPKEAPKEQPKMEQAVPVVKGFQVLTAPINIPDVIPEIDLSRSVTNEADFSGKGVQGGVANGVKGGIVPVEQGQTYFEFQVEKPVVQAPGSAAPRYPEILKSAGVEGEVLAQFTVDTTGRAETGSFKVLKTSHELFALAVKNALPGMRFLPAEVGGKKVKQLVQQPFVFAIQK